A part of Haloarchaeobius sp. HME9146 genomic DNA contains:
- the gyrB gene encoding DNA topoisomerase (ATP-hydrolyzing) subunit B — translation MSDENEYSAGQIQVLEGLEAVRKRPAMYIGSTDSRGLHHLVYEVVDNSIDEALAGYCDDITVTVHEDNSISVSDDGRGIPVDTHAEYDKPAVEVIMTVLHAGGKFDNKSYQVSGGLHGVGVSVVNALSERLEVEVTRDGAVWRQAFERGVPQGELERVRDMEPDEENGTSIHFWPDQDIFEQDDYSYTTLANRLRELAFLNSGVNISLVDERDGKSETFHYEGGIRAFVRYLNETKTALHDDVIYFEDEEQNIQVEVAMQATDELQGSIHAFANNINTREGGSHLTGFKTALTRVVNDYATNNGLLKDLDDTLKGDDIREGLTAVISVKHPDPQFEGQTKTKLGNSEVRGIVESAMHENLGTYFEENPNTATAIVSKAVEAAKARKAAKKAEELTRRKSALESTSLPGKLADCQTRDPDEAELFIVEGDSAGGSAKQARAPEFQAVLPIRGKVLNVEKHRLDRILENEQIRNLITAIGTGIGDEFDIEDARYKKIIMATDADVDGAHIRTLLLTFLYRHMRPLLEAGYVYATKPPLYRIRYNGKTYDVMNEKEREQVVEEKCNGNPTQVQRFKGLGEMNPEQLWSTTMDPDRRVLKQINIEDAAAADKMFSVLMGDAVGPRKEFIKEHAPEANWVDI, via the coding sequence ATGTCCGACGAAAATGAATACAGCGCCGGTCAAATCCAGGTCCTCGAAGGCCTGGAGGCTGTCCGCAAACGCCCGGCGATGTATATCGGTTCTACTGACTCTCGGGGCCTTCACCACCTCGTCTACGAGGTGGTCGACAACTCCATCGACGAGGCCCTCGCCGGCTACTGTGACGACATCACCGTCACGGTGCACGAGGACAACTCCATCAGCGTCTCTGACGACGGACGCGGTATCCCCGTCGACACACACGCTGAGTACGACAAACCCGCCGTCGAGGTCATCATGACCGTCCTCCACGCCGGTGGGAAGTTCGACAACAAGTCCTACCAGGTCTCTGGTGGCCTCCACGGCGTCGGTGTGAGCGTCGTGAACGCGCTCTCCGAGCGTCTGGAGGTCGAGGTGACCCGTGACGGCGCGGTCTGGAGACAGGCCTTCGAACGCGGTGTCCCGCAGGGCGAACTCGAACGGGTCCGCGACATGGAGCCGGACGAGGAGAACGGGACGTCGATCCACTTCTGGCCCGACCAGGACATCTTCGAGCAGGACGACTACTCCTACACCACGCTCGCGAACCGCCTGCGCGAACTCGCGTTCCTCAACTCCGGCGTGAACATCTCGCTCGTCGACGAGCGCGACGGCAAGTCCGAGACGTTCCACTACGAGGGTGGTATCCGTGCCTTCGTCCGCTACCTGAACGAGACGAAGACGGCGCTCCACGACGACGTCATCTACTTCGAGGACGAGGAGCAGAACATCCAGGTCGAGGTGGCCATGCAGGCCACCGACGAACTCCAGGGCTCCATCCACGCCTTCGCCAACAACATCAACACGCGCGAGGGCGGCTCGCACCTCACCGGGTTCAAGACGGCCCTGACACGCGTCGTCAACGACTACGCGACCAACAACGGCCTGCTGAAGGACCTCGACGACACCCTCAAGGGCGACGACATCCGCGAGGGCCTCACCGCGGTCATCTCGGTGAAACACCCGGACCCGCAGTTCGAGGGCCAGACGAAGACGAAGCTGGGGAACAGCGAGGTTCGTGGTATCGTCGAGAGCGCGATGCACGAGAACCTCGGCACCTACTTCGAGGAGAACCCGAACACGGCCACCGCCATCGTCTCGAAGGCGGTCGAGGCCGCGAAGGCCCGCAAGGCCGCGAAGAAGGCCGAGGAGCTGACGCGCCGGAAGTCGGCGCTGGAGTCCACGAGCCTCCCCGGCAAGCTCGCGGACTGCCAGACCCGCGACCCCGACGAGGCCGAGCTGTTCATCGTGGAGGGTGACTCCGCGGGCGGGAGCGCGAAGCAGGCTCGCGCACCCGAGTTCCAGGCGGTCCTGCCCATCCGTGGGAAGGTGCTCAACGTCGAGAAGCACCGCCTCGACCGCATCCTCGAGAACGAGCAAATCCGCAACCTCATCACCGCCATCGGCACCGGCATCGGTGACGAGTTCGACATCGAGGACGCCCGCTACAAGAAAATCATCATGGCGACCGACGCCGACGTCGACGGGGCGCACATCCGGACGCTCCTGCTGACGTTCCTCTACCGGCACATGCGCCCGCTGCTCGAGGCCGGCTACGTCTACGCGACGAAGCCGCCGCTCTACCGCATCCGCTACAACGGGAAGACGTACGACGTGATGAACGAGAAAGAGCGCGAGCAGGTGGTCGAGGAGAAGTGCAACGGGAACCCGACGCAGGTCCAGCGGTTCAAGGGCCTCGGCGAGATGAACCCCGAGCAGCTCTGGTCCACCACCATGGACCCCGACCGACGCGTCCTCAAGCAGATCAACATCGAGGACGCAGCCGCAGCGGACAAGATGTTCTCCGTGCTGATGGGCGACGCCGTCGGCCCGCGAAAGGAGTTCATCAAGGAACACGCCCCCGAAGCCAACTGGGTCGACATATAG
- a CDS encoding DNA topoisomerase VI subunit B, with protein MTSFQSTLGEEAGIAEELAESQRAISIAEFFEKNKQMLGFNSGARGLVTAVKEAVDNALDAAEEAKILPDVYVEIQEADDYYRLIVEDNGPGITKESLPKVFGKLLYGSRFHAREQSRGQQGIGISAAVLYSQLTSGKPAKITSRTEGAAEANYYELIIDTDTNEPEIREEKTTSWDRPHGTRIELEMEANMRARQQLHDYIQHTAVVNPHARIELKEPQEHFKYERATDELPKETEEIRPHPHGVELGNVLKMLKASDSHSVSGFLQSEFTRVGRKTSDNIIDEFRDRYYGREMAWSLPDDDALQQAIDDAVNNKPSDAKATFAEAVVSGLHDAASDGRVAHHQVATAVTNAAGDDDLGTTFGDTVQENVVEAVWRTITGYGLDEEPDRLLDDIRAYADDATSVQKDDAVVVAFADRLAAKFVPEGDADYRNRLTRKQLRDYVDRAADMTEEREDATFGDTARENVVDAVWDGMVTVPDDPPNVKDLAEDRDGTSDLVAAMRVTDIMAPPTSCLSPITSELVEAGLKKVYDAEFYASASRDAEVHAGDPFIAEAGIAYGGELQAEGQADLLRFANRVPLVYKRGGCGITEVVKGIGWRNYNLDQPGGSGIPNGPVVIMVHVASTNVPFTSESKDAVASVEVIQDEIELAIREAARELKSYLKKQRSMRKRQKKQNVLAEILPQMAEKVAHVTGRPQPNIDDAMARIMNNVLVDRETTVDGDTQTVKLVVENHSNTNESPDVTDIVDAEPQDVTDGATVVEMEGEWFIKWTPDVSSGDEAVLEYTVPADASFDLSVSEVEAAKLTVNQ; from the coding sequence ATGACGTCCTTCCAGTCGACACTCGGCGAGGAAGCAGGCATCGCCGAGGAGTTGGCCGAGAGCCAACGGGCCATCTCCATCGCCGAGTTCTTCGAGAAGAACAAGCAGATGCTCGGCTTCAACAGCGGAGCCCGAGGGCTGGTCACTGCGGTCAAGGAAGCCGTAGACAACGCCCTCGACGCCGCCGAAGAAGCCAAGATTCTCCCCGACGTCTACGTCGAGATCCAGGAGGCGGACGACTACTACCGTCTCATCGTCGAAGACAACGGGCCGGGCATCACCAAGGAATCGCTCCCGAAGGTCTTCGGAAAACTGCTGTACGGGAGTCGCTTCCACGCGCGCGAGCAGTCACGCGGGCAGCAGGGTATCGGTATCTCCGCGGCCGTCCTCTACTCGCAGCTGACCAGCGGGAAACCCGCCAAGATCACCTCCAGAACGGAGGGCGCTGCCGAGGCGAACTACTACGAGCTCATCATCGATACGGACACCAACGAACCCGAGATTCGCGAGGAGAAGACCACCTCGTGGGACCGCCCCCACGGGACCCGTATCGAGCTGGAGATGGAGGCGAACATGCGGGCGCGCCAGCAGCTCCACGACTACATCCAGCACACCGCGGTCGTCAACCCGCACGCCCGCATCGAGCTCAAGGAACCGCAGGAGCACTTCAAGTACGAGCGCGCGACCGACGAACTCCCGAAGGAGACCGAGGAGATTCGCCCGCACCCCCACGGGGTCGAACTCGGGAACGTCCTGAAGATGCTGAAGGCGAGTGACTCCCACTCCGTTTCGGGCTTCCTGCAGTCGGAGTTCACCCGCGTCGGGCGCAAGACCTCCGACAACATCATCGACGAGTTCCGCGACCGCTACTACGGCCGCGAGATGGCGTGGTCGCTCCCGGACGACGACGCCCTCCAGCAGGCCATCGACGACGCCGTGAACAACAAGCCGTCCGACGCGAAGGCGACGTTCGCGGAGGCGGTCGTCTCCGGACTCCACGACGCCGCCAGCGACGGGCGCGTCGCCCATCACCAGGTCGCCACGGCTGTTACGAACGCTGCGGGCGACGACGACCTCGGTACGACCTTCGGCGACACCGTCCAGGAGAACGTCGTCGAGGCGGTCTGGCGCACCATCACCGGCTACGGACTCGACGAGGAACCGGACCGGCTCCTCGACGACATTCGTGCATATGCTGACGACGCGACCAGCGTCCAGAAGGACGACGCGGTCGTCGTCGCGTTCGCCGACCGGCTCGCCGCCAAGTTCGTCCCCGAGGGGGACGCCGACTACCGGAACCGCCTCACCCGCAAACAGCTGCGGGACTACGTCGACCGCGCCGCCGACATGACCGAAGAGCGTGAGGACGCGACCTTCGGCGACACCGCCCGCGAGAACGTGGTCGACGCGGTCTGGGACGGAATGGTCACCGTCCCGGACGACCCGCCGAACGTCAAGGACCTCGCGGAAGACCGCGACGGGACGAGCGACCTCGTGGCGGCCATGCGCGTCACCGACATCATGGCACCGCCGACCTCGTGCCTCTCGCCCATCACGTCAGAACTCGTGGAAGCAGGCCTGAAGAAGGTGTACGACGCCGAGTTCTACGCCTCCGCCTCGCGCGACGCCGAGGTCCACGCCGGCGACCCGTTCATCGCCGAGGCCGGCATCGCCTACGGCGGCGAGTTGCAGGCCGAGGGGCAGGCCGACCTGCTCCGGTTCGCCAACCGCGTCCCGCTCGTCTACAAACGCGGCGGCTGTGGCATCACCGAGGTCGTCAAGGGCATCGGCTGGCGTAACTACAACCTCGACCAGCCCGGCGGCTCGGGCATCCCGAACGGCCCGGTCGTCATCATGGTCCACGTCGCCTCGACCAACGTCCCCTTCACCAGCGAATCGAAGGACGCGGTCGCCTCGGTCGAGGTCATCCAGGACGAGATCGAACTCGCCATCCGCGAGGCCGCACGCGAACTCAAGTCCTACCTGAAGAAGCAGCGCTCGATGCGCAAGCGCCAGAAGAAGCAGAACGTCCTCGCGGAGATTCTCCCGCAGATGGCGGAGAAGGTCGCCCACGTCACGGGCCGCCCCCAGCCGAACATCGACGACGCGATGGCGCGTATCATGAACAACGTGCTCGTCGACCGCGAGACCACAGTCGACGGCGACACCCAGACGGTCAAACTCGTCGTCGAGAACCACTCGAACACGAACGAGTCGCCCGACGTGACCGACATCGTCGACGCCGAGCCACAGGACGTCACAGACGGCGCGACCGTCGTCGAGATGGAGGGCGAGTGGTTCATCAAGTGGACACCGGACGTGTCCAGCGGTGACGAGGCCGTCCTCGAGTACACCGTCCCGGCAGACGCATCGTTCGACCTCAGCGTGAGCGAGGTCGAGGCAGCCAAACTCACCGTCAACCAATGA
- the gyrA gene encoding DNA gyrase subunit A, whose product MSSEAPESPDVPADRIEHVRIEDEMEQSYIDYAMSVIVGRALPDVRDGLKPVHRRILYAMHDMGVTSRSSHRKSSSIVGETMGDYHPHGDQAIYDTLVGMAQDFSMRYPLVDGQGNFGSMDGDPAAAMRYTEARMAPIAETLMEDIEKDTVDFSSNYDDRLEEPDVLPASFPNLLVNGSTGIAVGMSTNIPPHNLGEIIDATIEVIDNPGADVNDLMEHVKGPDFPTGANIVGRNAVRKAYATGRGRIRIRAEFEVEDWKKDRKRIVITELPYQENKARLVERIADNVNEGKIEGISDLRDESDRDGVRVAIDLKRGANVEVVKNQLIEHHLEKTFGVINLSLVDGQPKVLSLKETLEHYIDHRKEVVRRRSQYDLQQAEDRAHILEGRLKALDHIDDVVELIRNSDDRDAAKTGLEETYELSEAQSEHIVRMQLGSLTSMERAEIEDEYEQVQETIEYLESVLASEEKLLDVIKTELRQVKDQYDDDRRTSFVADTGEVTHEDLIPEEDVLVVFTEDDYVKRMPVDTFDAQHRGGKGIIGGDIKEGDRVSKVFRASTHDYLLCFTNHGQVYQLKGYQIPEMSRTARGKSAVNIIDLDDGEEITAVVNTDDFEEDEAITMATRNGYVKRTKTEDFQNILSTGIIAAKLDDGDELVDVEVTDGTKDLVIGTEQGMTIRFDEDEVRTMGRNTRGVRGIKLDEDDHIAGLVATDEADERALLTVTKNGYGKRTLLSNYRRQSRYGKGLIDIKTNERNGTVTSVKAVSEDDHAVVMSEQGQIMRTRVSDISLQGRNTMGVTVMDVAADDAVATVEVVPTVPDEPDEVDEAEEAAAE is encoded by the coding sequence ATGAGTTCAGAAGCCCCCGAATCCCCCGACGTTCCAGCAGACCGAATCGAACACGTCCGCATCGAGGACGAGATGGAGCAGAGCTACATCGACTACGCGATGTCCGTCATCGTCGGGCGTGCCCTGCCCGACGTTCGTGACGGCCTCAAGCCCGTCCACCGCCGCATCCTCTACGCGATGCACGACATGGGCGTCACGAGTCGGTCGAGCCACCGGAAGAGTTCGTCCATCGTCGGCGAGACGATGGGTGACTACCACCCCCACGGCGACCAGGCCATCTACGACACCCTCGTGGGCATGGCCCAGGACTTCTCCATGCGCTACCCGCTGGTCGACGGCCAGGGGAACTTCGGCAGCATGGACGGCGACCCGGCCGCAGCCATGCGGTACACGGAGGCCCGGATGGCACCCATCGCCGAGACGCTCATGGAGGACATCGAGAAGGACACGGTCGACTTCTCCTCGAACTACGACGACCGCCTCGAGGAGCCCGACGTGCTCCCGGCGTCCTTCCCGAACCTCCTCGTCAACGGCAGCACGGGTATCGCGGTCGGGATGTCCACGAACATCCCGCCGCACAACCTCGGCGAGATCATCGACGCGACCATCGAGGTCATCGACAACCCCGGAGCCGACGTGAACGACCTGATGGAGCACGTCAAGGGCCCGGACTTCCCGACCGGCGCGAACATCGTCGGCCGCAACGCCGTCCGCAAGGCGTACGCGACCGGCCGCGGCCGCATCCGCATCCGCGCCGAGTTCGAGGTCGAGGACTGGAAGAAGGACCGGAAACGCATCGTCATCACCGAACTGCCCTACCAGGAGAACAAGGCCCGCCTCGTCGAGCGCATCGCCGACAACGTCAACGAAGGCAAGATAGAGGGCATCTCGGACCTGCGCGACGAGTCCGACCGTGACGGCGTCCGCGTCGCCATCGACCTCAAGCGCGGTGCGAACGTCGAGGTCGTCAAGAACCAGCTCATCGAGCACCACCTCGAGAAGACGTTCGGTGTCATCAACCTCTCGCTGGTCGACGGCCAGCCGAAGGTGCTCTCGCTGAAGGAGACGCTCGAGCACTACATCGACCACCGCAAGGAGGTCGTCCGCCGGCGCTCGCAGTACGACCTCCAGCAGGCCGAGGACCGCGCACACATCCTCGAAGGCCGGCTGAAGGCGCTCGACCACATCGACGACGTGGTCGAACTCATCCGGAACTCCGACGACCGCGACGCCGCGAAGACCGGGCTCGAGGAGACGTACGAGCTCTCCGAGGCGCAGTCAGAGCACATCGTCCGGATGCAACTCGGCTCGCTCACCAGCATGGAGCGCGCCGAGATCGAGGACGAGTACGAACAGGTCCAGGAGACCATCGAGTACCTCGAATCCGTCCTCGCCAGCGAGGAGAAGCTCCTCGACGTCATCAAGACGGAGCTCCGGCAGGTCAAAGACCAGTACGACGACGACCGCCGCACCTCCTTCGTCGCGGACACCGGCGAGGTCACGCACGAGGACCTCATCCCGGAGGAGGACGTGCTCGTCGTCTTCACCGAGGACGACTACGTCAAGCGCATGCCCGTCGACACGTTCGACGCCCAGCACCGCGGTGGGAAGGGCATCATCGGCGGCGACATCAAGGAGGGCGACCGGGTGTCGAAGGTGTTCCGCGCGAGCACCCACGACTACCTCCTCTGTTTCACCAACCACGGGCAGGTGTACCAGCTCAAGGGCTACCAGATTCCCGAGATGTCCCGCACCGCCCGCGGGAAGTCGGCCGTGAACATCATCGACCTCGACGACGGTGAAGAGATAACCGCCGTCGTGAACACGGACGACTTCGAGGAAGACGAGGCCATCACGATGGCCACCCGGAACGGCTACGTCAAGCGGACGAAGACCGAGGACTTCCAGAACATCCTCTCGACCGGTATCATCGCCGCCAAACTCGACGACGGCGACGAACTCGTCGACGTCGAGGTCACCGACGGCACGAAGGACCTGGTCATCGGCACCGAGCAGGGGATGACCATCCGGTTCGACGAGGACGAGGTCCGGACGATGGGTCGCAACACCCGCGGCGTCCGCGGCATCAAGCTCGACGAGGACGACCACATCGCCGGGCTCGTCGCCACCGACGAGGCCGACGAGCGCGCACTCCTGACCGTCACGAAGAACGGCTACGGGAAGCGCACGCTCCTGTCGAACTACCGCCGCCAGTCCCGCTACGGGAAGGGTCTCATCGACATCAAGACGAACGAACGCAACGGGACCGTCACGTCGGTGAAGGCCGTCAGCGAGGACGACCACGCGGTCGTTATGTCCGAACAGGGCCAGATCATGCGGACCCGC